The following proteins are encoded in a genomic region of Pseudodesulfovibrio mercurii:
- a CDS encoding helix-turn-helix domain-containing protein — translation MEQYKEIAPRLVGVREGIGWTPKEMADLLGVTEEKVLAFESGTMEIPVGYLLDVSRLCRVDLTTLISGREPHLKSYSLVRRNEGFSVDRRKDYDYKSLGYKFAGREMEPFLIEVPPKSGEDMTETAHRGQEFIYVLEGRLEVRLGGEPIIVEPGDSLYFNSETPHALRGLDGKPVRFLDVIL, via the coding sequence ATGGAACAGTACAAGGAGATCGCGCCCCGTCTGGTGGGCGTGCGCGAGGGCATCGGCTGGACGCCCAAGGAGATGGCCGACCTGCTCGGCGTGACCGAGGAGAAGGTCCTGGCCTTCGAGTCCGGGACCATGGAGATTCCGGTGGGCTACCTGCTCGACGTGTCCCGGCTGTGCCGGGTGGACCTGACCACGCTCATTTCCGGCCGCGAGCCGCACCTGAAGTCCTATTCCCTGGTGCGCAGGAACGAGGGATTCTCCGTGGACCGGCGCAAGGACTACGACTACAAGTCCCTGGGCTACAAGTTCGCCGGGCGCGAGATGGAGCCCTTCCTCATCGAGGTCCCGCCCAAGTCCGGCGAGGACATGACCGAGACCGCCCACCGGGGCCAGGAGTTCATCTACGTGCTCGAAGGCCGCCTCGAGGTGCGCCTGGGCGGCGAACCGATCATCGTCGAGCCCGGCGACTCGCTCTATTTCAATTCGGAAACCCCCCACGCCCTGCGCGGCCTGGACGGCAAGCCCGTCCGTTTTCTCGACGTGATTCTATAG